The DNA region CTGCAGCGCGCGACCATCGAGCTTGATCGAGGGGATATAGGGGTCGTGGTAGGTGACGGAAGCGCCCTTTTCCTCCAGCAGATGAATCACGTCCAGCGCCGGGCTTTCCCGCACGTCGTCGATATCCTTCTTGTAGGCCACGCCCAGCACAGCGATCCGGCTGCCGCGCACCGCCTTGCCCTCGTCGTTGAGCGCACTGGCTACCTTATTGACCACGTAATAAGGCATCGAGGTATTGATCTCGCTGGCCAGCTCGATGAAGCGGGCGTTGTAATTGAGCGCCTTCAGCTTCCAGCTCAGATACAACGGATCGATCGGGATGCAGTGCCCGCCCAGGCCAGGGCCGGGATAGAAGGGCATGAAGCCGAACGGCTTGGTGGAGGCCGCTTCAATCACCTCCCAGACGTTGACGCCGAGCTTGTCGCACATGATCGCCATCTCGTTGACCAGGCCGATGTTCACCGCGCGGAAGGTATTCTCCAGCAGTTTGACCATCTCTGCCGTGCGGGGGGAAGAGACCGGCACGACCCGGTCGATAGCTTTGGTGTAGAGGGCGGCCACGATCTCGGTGCAGGCCGGGGTTACGCCGCCGACCACCTTGGGCGTGTTGCGGGTCTGGTAGACCCGGTTGCCGGGGTCGACCCGCTCCGGCGAGAAGGCGATAAACACATCCTCGCCCACCTTGAGGCCGGCCGGTTCCGTGAGTTGCGGGACGATGACCTCATCGGTGGTGCCAGGGTAGGTGGTGCTTTCCAGCACAACGATCATGTCGCGGTGCATAAACGGAGCCAGCGACTCCG from Anaerolineae bacterium includes:
- a CDS encoding nucleotide sugar dehydrogenase, whose protein sequence is MSREALLQRIEDRTARIGVIGMGYVGLPLAVEFGRAGYRVLGVDPQTKKVDQLNRGQSYIPDVPTETVAALVREGRLSATTEYAPLREMDAVLICVPTPLRKTKDPDMSYIYAATESLAPFMHRDMIVVLESTTYPGTTDEVIVPQLTEPAGLKVGEDVFIAFSPERVDPGNRVYQTRNTPKVVGGVTPACTEIVAALYTKAIDRVVPVSSPRTAEMVKLLENTFRAVNIGLVNEMAIMCDKLGVNVWEVIEAASTKPFGFMPFYPGPGLGGHCIPIDPLYLSWKLKALNYNARFIELASEINTSMPYYVVNKVASALNDEGKAVRGSRIAVLGVAYKKDIDDVRESPALDVIHLLEEKGASVTYHDPYIPSIKLDGRALQSVELTADWLAKADAVVWVTDHSAYDRQWILDNARLVVDTRNATKGFSGKARVVSL